The following are encoded in a window of Aromatoleum petrolei genomic DNA:
- the cheY gene encoding chemotaxis response regulator CheY has product MSDPKMKFLVVDDFSTMRRIVRNLLKELGFTNVDEAEDGAVALQKLNSAPFDFVVTDWNMPNMDGLTLLQTIRQTPHLRHLPVLMVTAEAKKENIIAAAQAGASGYIVKPFTAATMSEKLEKIFEKMGKKATA; this is encoded by the coding sequence ATGTCCGACCCCAAGATGAAATTCCTCGTCGTCGATGATTTCTCGACCATGCGCCGCATCGTGCGCAACCTGCTCAAGGAGCTGGGTTTCACCAACGTCGACGAGGCGGAGGACGGTGCGGTCGCGTTGCAGAAGCTCAACAGCGCGCCGTTCGACTTCGTCGTCACCGACTGGAACATGCCCAACATGGACGGGCTGACGCTGCTGCAGACCATCCGCCAGACACCCCATCTGCGGCACCTGCCGGTGCTGATGGTCACGGCCGAAGCGAAGAAGGAAAACATCATCGCTGCGGCGCAGGCCGGGGCCAGCGGCTACATCGTCAAGCCCTTCACCGCGGCGACGATGTCCGAAAAGCTGGAAAAAATCTTCGAAAAAATGGGCAAAAAGGCCACCGCCTGA
- the flhD gene encoding flagellar transcriptional regulator FlhD, whose amino-acid sequence MKRPDFQAEIKELNLAYLMLAQQMLRSDRETAMFRLGIDKDVADLVEGLSSAKLVKMASSQMLLFRFDDAMLAGLLSGKGRDETSSSLHAAILAAGKPVKRLAG is encoded by the coding sequence ATGAAACGTCCTGATTTTCAGGCGGAAATCAAGGAGCTGAACCTCGCGTACCTGATGCTGGCCCAGCAGATGCTGCGCAGCGACCGGGAAACCGCGATGTTCCGCCTGGGGATCGACAAGGACGTCGCCGATCTCGTCGAGGGACTCTCGAGCGCCAAGCTGGTCAAGATGGCCAGCAGTCAGATGCTGCTGTTCCGTTTCGACGATGCCATGCTTGCCGGACTGCTTTCGGGCAAGGGGCGAGATGAAACGAGTTCCAGCCTGCATGCGGCGATCCTCGCCGCTGGCAAGCCGGTGAAGCGGTTGGCGGGATAG
- a CDS encoding chemotaxis protein, whose product MSSYQTEENGVLNVVDGRTSLAGSNRMEILLFSLGTTETFGINVFKVREVSATPFITRAPNMPAGVEGLISLRGNVIPVLSLAKILGLARPGEPLGGSMMVTEYSKRTLGFLVAGVDRIIRVDWDKVRAPDNVSSNVHNYITAITELPDGKLVSIVDVETVLATTFGDAVVGNISPIPDGEDYEVFYVDDSGVARRKIAEVLDKLGVRHKHAVNGLEAWTRLQGMASHAQQIGHRVSDELDLILVDAEMPEMDGYVLTRNIKADSRFDGIPVVMHSSLSSEANRAMGKRVGVDAYVAKFDADALADTLRPLLTRGHQG is encoded by the coding sequence ATGTCCAGCTACCAGACCGAAGAAAACGGCGTACTGAACGTCGTCGATGGCCGTACGAGCCTTGCCGGCTCGAACCGCATGGAGATTCTGCTGTTCTCGCTCGGAACCACGGAAACCTTCGGAATCAACGTGTTCAAGGTGCGCGAGGTGTCGGCAACGCCCTTCATCACGCGCGCACCCAATATGCCGGCGGGTGTGGAGGGGCTGATTTCGCTGCGCGGCAACGTGATCCCCGTGTTGTCGCTGGCCAAGATCCTGGGCCTCGCGCGGCCGGGCGAGCCGCTCGGCGGTTCGATGATGGTCACCGAGTACAGTAAGCGCACCCTCGGATTCCTCGTCGCGGGTGTCGACCGCATCATCCGCGTCGACTGGGACAAGGTGCGCGCTCCGGACAATGTCTCGAGCAACGTGCACAACTACATTACCGCGATCACCGAATTGCCTGACGGCAAGCTGGTGTCCATCGTCGACGTCGAAACCGTTCTGGCGACGACCTTCGGCGATGCGGTGGTCGGCAACATCTCGCCGATCCCGGACGGTGAGGACTACGAGGTCTTCTACGTCGACGACTCGGGTGTCGCGCGCCGCAAGATCGCCGAAGTGCTCGACAAGCTGGGGGTCCGGCACAAACACGCGGTGAACGGACTCGAAGCGTGGACTCGCCTGCAGGGCATGGCCAGCCACGCGCAGCAGATCGGCCACCGGGTAAGCGACGAGCTCGATCTGATCCTCGTCGATGCCGAAATGCCTGAGATGGACGGGTACGTGTTGACGCGCAACATCAAGGCCGACAGCCGCTTCGACGGCATCCCCGTGGTGATGCACTCGTCGCTGTCGTCGGAAGCGAACCGGGCGATGGGAAAGCGGGTTGGTGTGGACGCCTACGTGGCAAAATTCGACGCCGATGCGCTCGCAGATACTCTGCGTCCGCTGCTGACCCGGGGGCATCAAGGCTGA
- a CDS encoding chemotaxis protein, producing MSELFKNIEARTRLAGTNKLEILLFTLGVDQRTGRRETFGINVFKVREVMRTPTITAAPEMPSSVEGMVSLRGVLVPVVDLGRYVGVGADARRDIMIVTEYNGHTQGFLVEAVDTILRLDWAQMRVPPDMLTANMGGLVTAVTELKDNKLVMMLDVEKVLAETTNQDDQYLFKGIEPIEGSTHTVYFADDSSVARRQIERTLDVLGVPYVGAINGRMAWEELQKAARFAESTGRKVSDVVSLVLTDVEMPEMDGYILTKSIKSDPRFAGIPVIMHSSLSGMSNQQLGRSVGVDEYVPKFEPQRLAETLRRLLNCAEQQGRAS from the coding sequence ATGTCCGAACTGTTCAAGAATATCGAGGCACGCACGCGCCTGGCCGGCACGAACAAGCTGGAGATACTGCTGTTTACGCTCGGCGTCGATCAGCGCACGGGACGTCGCGAAACCTTCGGCATCAACGTGTTCAAGGTGCGCGAAGTGATGCGTACGCCGACCATCACCGCTGCACCGGAGATGCCGTCCTCGGTCGAGGGCATGGTCAGCCTGCGCGGCGTGCTCGTGCCCGTCGTCGATCTCGGTCGCTACGTCGGCGTCGGCGCCGATGCCCGGCGCGACATCATGATCGTCACCGAATACAACGGCCATACGCAGGGTTTCCTGGTCGAGGCGGTCGACACCATCCTGCGCCTCGACTGGGCGCAGATGCGCGTGCCGCCGGACATGCTCACGGCCAACATGGGCGGGCTCGTCACGGCGGTCACCGAGCTCAAGGACAACAAGCTGGTAATGATGCTGGACGTCGAGAAAGTCCTGGCGGAAACGACCAATCAGGATGACCAGTACCTTTTCAAGGGCATCGAGCCGATTGAAGGAAGCACGCATACGGTGTACTTCGCCGACGACTCCTCGGTCGCGCGCCGTCAGATCGAACGCACGCTCGATGTCCTGGGTGTGCCCTATGTGGGGGCGATCAACGGCCGCATGGCGTGGGAAGAGCTGCAGAAGGCGGCACGCTTTGCCGAATCTACCGGGCGCAAGGTCAGCGACGTGGTGAGCCTGGTGCTTACCGACGTGGAGATGCCGGAGATGGACGGCTACATCCTGACCAAGTCGATCAAGTCCGACCCGCGTTTCGCGGGAATTCCGGTGATCATGCATTCTTCGCTGTCCGGCATGTCGAACCAGCAGCTCGGTAGGTCGGTCGGCGTCGATGAATACGTCCCGAAGTTCGAACCTCAGCGTCTTGCCGAGACGCTGCGCCGCCTGCTCAATTGTGCCGAGCAGCAAGGCCGCGCTTCCTGA
- the motB gene encoding flagellar motor protein MotB: MSDDTQQPIVVKRINKVAAASHGGAWKIAYADFVTAMMAFFLLMWLLGSTAQGDLEGIADHFMNPLKVSLQGGSGAGDSSSVIRGGGEDLTRSLGQRKRGEVEGRRSINLDAAKGREVYRVEGDDEGVEATRERARLEDLKGRIEALVEADPKLRPFRNQILLDITSEGLRIQIVDAQNRPMFNTASDELLPYTRELLRAIGRALNDVSNRLSLSGHTDAARYAGGERGFSNWELSSNRANASRRELVAGGLEAGKVIRVVGLADMVPLRKDDLFHPMNRRISIIVMNKKTEEAVRNQAGALDIGSAAPLDGAELRENIESRSQAPATPPRGRSALPLPLPPVKSP; the protein is encoded by the coding sequence ATGAGCGACGATACCCAGCAGCCCATCGTCGTCAAGCGCATCAACAAGGTCGCCGCCGCCTCGCATGGCGGCGCGTGGAAGATCGCATACGCCGACTTCGTCACGGCGATGATGGCCTTCTTCCTGCTGATGTGGCTGCTCGGCTCAACCGCCCAGGGCGACCTCGAGGGCATTGCCGACCACTTCATGAATCCGCTCAAGGTTTCGCTGCAGGGCGGCAGCGGTGCGGGCGACAGCTCCAGCGTCATCCGGGGCGGCGGCGAGGACCTGACGCGCTCGCTCGGGCAGCGCAAGCGCGGCGAAGTCGAAGGGCGGCGCTCGATCAACCTCGATGCGGCCAAGGGGCGGGAGGTGTATCGCGTCGAGGGCGACGACGAAGGGGTGGAAGCGACGCGTGAACGCGCACGTCTCGAAGACCTGAAGGGGCGCATCGAGGCGCTCGTCGAGGCCGACCCCAAGCTGCGCCCCTTCCGCAACCAGATCCTGCTCGACATCACGTCGGAAGGTCTGCGCATCCAGATCGTCGATGCGCAGAACCGCCCCATGTTCAACACCGCGAGCGACGAGCTGCTGCCTTACACGCGTGAGCTGCTGCGGGCGATCGGGCGTGCGCTCAACGATGTTTCCAACCGCCTGAGCCTCTCGGGGCACACCGATGCGGCGCGCTACGCCGGCGGCGAGCGCGGCTTCTCAAACTGGGAGCTGTCGAGCAACCGCGCCAATGCCTCGCGCCGCGAACTGGTCGCAGGAGGTCTCGAGGCGGGCAAGGTGATCCGCGTCGTGGGGCTCGCAGACATGGTGCCGCTGCGCAAGGACGACTTGTTCCATCCGATGAACCGTCGCATCAGCATCATCGTGATGAACAAGAAGACCGAGGAGGCCGTGCGCAACCAGGCCGGTGCGCTCGACATCGGTTCGGCCGCGCCGCTCGACGGCGCCGAGTTGCGCGAGAATATTGAGAGCAGGAGCCAGGCGCCCGCGACGCCGCCGAGGGGGCGCAGTGCGTTGCCGCTTCCCTTGCCGCCCGTCAAGTCGCCCTGA
- a CDS encoding chemotaxis protein CheB gives MPSGRIIFIGASTGGTEAIKQVLLGLPQNSPPILIVQHMPEMFTGAFARRLDGLCAVRVKEAEHGEAVLPGTAYIAPGHSHLLVRRGPTGGLQCELSRADPVNRHRPSVDALFASAAVQVGAAAVGILLTGMGKDGAQGLLEMRRAGAWTIAQDAGSCVVYGMPREAAMIGAASEVVSLDEIAHHALRQTMLGGVRDA, from the coding sequence GTGCCCTCCGGCCGTATCATTTTCATCGGGGCATCGACCGGCGGTACCGAGGCGATCAAGCAGGTCCTGCTCGGCTTACCGCAGAATTCGCCGCCGATCCTGATCGTGCAACACATGCCCGAAATGTTCACCGGCGCCTTCGCGCGACGCCTGGACGGGTTGTGCGCGGTGAGAGTCAAGGAGGCCGAGCATGGCGAGGCGGTGCTGCCGGGCACGGCCTACATCGCACCGGGACATTCGCACCTCCTTGTTCGGCGCGGACCGACGGGGGGACTGCAGTGCGAACTGTCGCGTGCCGATCCGGTGAATCGGCACCGACCTTCGGTCGATGCGCTGTTCGCCTCGGCGGCTGTGCAGGTGGGGGCGGCGGCTGTGGGGATCCTTCTCACGGGCATGGGCAAGGACGGTGCGCAGGGGCTGCTCGAGATGCGGCGCGCGGGGGCGTGGACCATCGCTCAGGATGCCGGCTCCTGCGTCGTATATGGGATGCCACGCGAGGCAGCGATGATCGGAGCTGCGAGCGAGGTCGTTTCGCTCGACGAAATCGCGCACCATGCATTGCGGCAGACGATGCTCGGCGGTGTGCGGGATGCTTAG
- the guaD gene encoding guanine deaminase, with protein MRAVRGEILHFTGDPAGGGAESLQHFADGLLIVRDGLVAEAGPADALLAKLPADARIEELRGRLILPGFVDTHIHFAQTDIIASPGGQLLTWLERYTWPAERAFADPSHAGSVAEFFCDELLRNGTTSAAVFPTVHRASVDALFEAALRRRMRIISGKVLMDRNCPDFLCERCEDGELESIALIERWHGRGRLLYAVTPRFAATSTPQQMRLAGRLMGDHPGIHLQSHLAENLAEVAWIRELYPEARSYLDVYDRFGQLGPRSVFAHCVWLDDADRARMAATGAAMSFCPTSNLFLGSGLFDLAKADAAGVRVGIGTDVGAGTSFSMLQTLGEAYKVLQLNGQSLSPERAFYLATLGGARSLYLDDRIGSFAPGREADFVVLDPAATPLLARRSAACETLAERLFVLMMLGDDRAVAETWVMGEPAWRRT; from the coding sequence ATGCGCGCAGTCCGCGGCGAGATCCTGCATTTCACCGGCGATCCGGCCGGCGGGGGGGCGGAGTCGCTGCAGCATTTCGCGGACGGCTTGCTGATCGTGCGCGACGGCCTCGTCGCGGAGGCCGGACCGGCGGATGCGCTGCTCGCGAAGCTGCCCGCGGATGCCCGTATCGAGGAGCTGCGCGGACGGCTGATCCTGCCGGGCTTCGTCGACACGCACATCCATTTCGCGCAGACGGACATCATCGCGAGCCCGGGCGGGCAGCTGCTGACCTGGCTCGAGCGCTACACCTGGCCTGCGGAACGGGCCTTCGCCGACCCGTCCCATGCGGGATCGGTGGCGGAATTCTTCTGCGATGAGTTGCTGCGGAACGGCACGACGAGTGCCGCGGTGTTCCCGACGGTGCACCGCGCCTCCGTCGATGCGCTTTTCGAGGCGGCGCTGCGACGGCGCATGCGCATCATCTCCGGCAAGGTGCTGATGGATCGCAACTGCCCGGACTTCCTGTGCGAGCGCTGTGAAGACGGTGAACTCGAATCGATCGCACTGATCGAGCGCTGGCACGGGCGCGGGCGGCTGCTGTACGCGGTGACGCCGCGCTTCGCAGCAACCTCGACGCCGCAGCAGATGCGGCTCGCGGGTCGGCTGATGGGCGATCACCCGGGGATCCATCTGCAGTCGCATCTCGCGGAGAACCTCGCGGAGGTGGCGTGGATCCGCGAGCTCTATCCCGAAGCGCGCAGTTATCTGGACGTCTATGATCGATTCGGGCAGCTCGGGCCGCGCAGCGTGTTCGCCCATTGCGTGTGGCTGGACGATGCGGACCGCGCGCGCATGGCGGCGACCGGGGCGGCGATGAGTTTCTGTCCGACCTCGAACCTGTTCCTGGGATCGGGTCTGTTCGACCTCGCGAAGGCCGATGCTGCGGGGGTACGGGTCGGGATCGGCACCGACGTGGGTGCGGGGACGAGCTTTTCGATGCTGCAGACGCTGGGCGAGGCGTACAAGGTGCTGCAGTTGAACGGGCAGTCGCTGTCGCCGGAACGGGCCTTCTATCTCGCGACGCTCGGTGGCGCGCGCAGCCTGTACCTCGACGACCGGATCGGCAGTTTCGCGCCGGGGCGCGAGGCGGATTTCGTCGTGCTGGACCCGGCCGCAACGCCGCTGCTCGCCCGGCGTTCTGCGGCATGCGAGACGCTCGCGGAACGGCTGTTCGTGCTGATGATGCTGGGCGACGACCGCGCCGTGGCGGAAACCTGGGTGATGGGCGAGCCGGCCTGGCGCCGGACATGA
- a CDS encoding CheR family methyltransferase, whose product MPAGDSPFGRKPATPVIAGRPAAAGPIRPSVASTSASMSAPGLAALAAAAAASALSVGGEREFELTQADFERIRKLIYDHAGIVLSPAKLDMVYSRLARRLRACGDRSFAQYIGRLERDRTEWETFVNSLTTNLTSFFRESHHFDILAERMRRIAERRTIRIWCNAASTGEEPYSLAITACEAFNSLNPPVHILASDIDTSVLAHAERGVYRDERVARMAPDMLRRYFEQGAGLAAGEHRVRPELKRLLSFRRINLLDPVWPVQGPLDAIFCRNVMIYFDKTTQYGILKRFVPLLRKDGALFAGHSESFMHASDLFRSTGRTVYQRTDADGN is encoded by the coding sequence ATGCCTGCTGGTGACTCTCCCTTCGGCCGCAAGCCGGCAACACCGGTCATTGCGGGTCGCCCGGCGGCGGCCGGTCCGATCCGCCCGAGTGTTGCGTCGACCTCCGCTTCGATGTCCGCGCCGGGGCTGGCCGCGCTGGCGGCCGCGGCCGCCGCGTCGGCGTTGTCGGTTGGCGGCGAGCGCGAGTTCGAGCTGACGCAGGCCGACTTCGAACGCATCCGCAAACTGATCTACGACCATGCGGGCATCGTCCTGTCCCCGGCGAAGCTGGACATGGTGTACAGCAGGCTCGCGCGCCGCTTGCGCGCGTGCGGCGATCGCAGCTTTGCGCAGTACATTGGCCGCCTCGAGCGCGATCGCACCGAATGGGAGACCTTCGTCAACTCGCTGACGACCAATCTCACCTCATTCTTCCGCGAGTCGCACCATTTCGACATCCTCGCCGAGCGCATGCGGCGCATTGCCGAGCGCAGAACGATTCGCATCTGGTGCAATGCGGCGTCCACCGGCGAGGAGCCGTACTCGCTCGCGATCACGGCATGCGAGGCCTTCAATTCGCTCAATCCTCCGGTGCACATTCTCGCCAGCGACATCGATACCAGCGTCCTCGCGCATGCCGAGCGCGGCGTGTATCGCGACGAACGCGTGGCGCGCATGGCGCCAGACATGCTGCGGCGCTATTTCGAGCAGGGCGCGGGGCTGGCGGCCGGCGAGCACCGCGTGCGCCCGGAGCTGAAGCGTCTGCTGAGTTTCAGGCGCATCAACCTCCTCGATCCGGTGTGGCCGGTGCAGGGGCCGCTGGATGCGATCTTCTGCCGCAACGTCATGATCTACTTCGACAAGACGACGCAGTACGGCATCCTCAAGCGTTTCGTGCCCTTGCTGCGCAAGGACGGCGCGCTGTTCGCCGGCCATTCCGAGAGCTTCATGCATGCGTCCGACCTGTTCCGTTCGACCGGGCGGACCGTCTATCAGCGCACCGATGCCGACGGCAACTAG
- a CDS encoding NUDIX hydrolase, with product MKYCSDCGANVTLRVPPGDTLPRHVCVSCGTIHYQNPKIVVGAIPEWGERILLCRRAIEPRHGFWTLPAGFMENAESTAEAAARETLEEACARIEVGELFTLISVPHINQVHIVYRARLLDLDFGPGEESLEVALFEEQDIPWDDIAFRTIALTLRHYFEDRRRGSFGTHNASIALPPAATIP from the coding sequence ATGAAATATTGCTCAGACTGCGGCGCGAACGTGACGCTGCGCGTCCCGCCCGGCGACACCCTGCCGCGCCATGTATGCGTGAGCTGCGGGACGATCCACTACCAGAATCCGAAGATCGTCGTCGGCGCGATTCCCGAGTGGGGCGAGCGTATCCTGCTGTGCCGCCGGGCGATCGAACCGCGCCACGGCTTCTGGACCTTGCCCGCGGGATTCATGGAGAATGCCGAGAGCACCGCCGAGGCGGCGGCGCGCGAGACGCTCGAGGAGGCGTGTGCACGCATCGAGGTGGGCGAGCTGTTCACGCTGATCAGCGTGCCGCACATCAACCAGGTGCATATCGTGTATCGCGCGCGCCTGCTGGACCTCGACTTCGGGCCGGGCGAGGAGTCGCTCGAGGTGGCGCTGTTCGAGGAGCAGGACATCCCCTGGGACGACATTGCCTTCCGCACGATCGCACTGACGCTGCGCCATTATTTCGAGGACCGGCGCCGCGGCAGTTTCGGCACCCACAACGCGAGCATTGCGCTGCCGCCGGCGGCGACGATTCCCTGA
- a CDS encoding GGDEF domain-containing response regulator, which produces MSPPLDSTRFEQIRASGDLPSPKGIALAVIRLTRQQDVSTAELARVIGADPAFVGRLIKAANGLVAFSRRPVASVHEALMVLGLPAVRTMVLGFSLLSHYRRGACQAFDYNRFWSVSLARALAAQVFGERTRAAPADELFAVGLLGSVGELALATLYPADYAGVLERAGQPGAAPLLDLEQAQLAMDHRELTGAMLEDWGLPRIFIDAVAQSHEPDEPQLAEGSRARRMLQVLVAARSVAEICVSDATARTRLAAGLFAQAACLGIERECMVADCERIAALWVEWGSMLQLEQPGAPRFADLAEAGPVVAAAARTPGLSQARSRNPVQLPVTPGPADTVSGEPVPHVQRSLIVDDEPRTRASLRAVLEQAHYEVHEAGDGRAGMELALELQPQIMILDWKLPELNGPDLVRSLRQTRIGQAIYMILLTHSDDDEHLVAAFEAGADDFIAKPLRPRVLAARLRAGQRVVRLQQEVEREHEEIRHFASQLAVTNRRLHEAALTDALTGFPNRRYAIDRIQQEWSAAQRWGRPLSCMIIDLDNFKQINDTFGHDVGDEVLRSAADALRGALRGQDVVCRTGGDEFLAICPETDLPHALICAERLRSALDKLSLQAGDAHVAISASIGVAMREHWMPDVDALMKQADLGAYLAKQKGRNRVATVQKTGESGGGLAAPE; this is translated from the coding sequence ATGTCTCCCCCGTTGGATTCGACCCGCTTCGAACAGATCCGCGCTTCCGGCGATCTCCCCTCACCGAAGGGAATCGCCCTTGCGGTGATCCGCCTGACGCGCCAGCAGGACGTGTCGACGGCCGAGCTCGCGCGGGTGATCGGTGCCGACCCGGCCTTCGTCGGGCGGCTCATCAAGGCCGCCAACGGTCTCGTCGCTTTCAGTCGCCGTCCGGTCGCCTCCGTGCATGAGGCACTGATGGTCCTTGGCCTCCCAGCGGTGCGGACCATGGTGTTGGGCTTCTCGCTGCTGTCGCATTACCGGCGCGGCGCCTGCCAGGCGTTCGATTACAATCGTTTCTGGAGCGTCTCGCTGGCTCGCGCGCTCGCGGCGCAGGTTTTTGGCGAACGCACCCGTGCCGCGCCTGCCGACGAGCTCTTCGCCGTCGGCCTGCTGGGCAGCGTCGGTGAGCTCGCGCTCGCGACACTTTATCCGGCCGACTATGCGGGCGTGCTCGAACGCGCAGGCCAGCCGGGAGCGGCTCCGTTGCTCGATCTGGAGCAGGCGCAGCTCGCCATGGACCACCGCGAGCTGACCGGGGCGATGCTCGAAGACTGGGGCTTGCCACGGATCTTCATCGACGCCGTCGCCCAGTCCCACGAGCCCGACGAGCCCCAGCTCGCCGAGGGATCGCGGGCGCGCCGAATGCTTCAGGTGCTCGTCGCGGCGCGCAGCGTTGCCGAAATCTGCGTCTCCGACGCCACCGCGCGGACCAGGCTGGCTGCCGGACTTTTCGCGCAGGCTGCCTGCCTGGGCATCGAGCGCGAATGCATGGTCGCCGATTGCGAGCGCATCGCCGCGCTGTGGGTGGAATGGGGAAGCATGCTTCAGCTCGAGCAGCCTGGCGCCCCGCGTTTCGCCGACCTGGCCGAGGCCGGTCCTGTGGTCGCGGCGGCGGCAAGGACGCCCGGCCTGTCGCAGGCACGCAGCCGGAATCCGGTCCAGCTGCCCGTGACGCCCGGGCCCGCCGACACGGTGTCGGGCGAACCGGTTCCGCACGTCCAGCGTTCGCTGATCGTCGATGATGAACCGCGCACGCGCGCCAGCTTGCGTGCCGTTCTCGAACAGGCGCATTACGAAGTGCATGAGGCGGGTGACGGGCGCGCGGGCATGGAGCTCGCCCTCGAACTGCAGCCGCAGATCATGATCCTCGACTGGAAGCTGCCCGAACTCAACGGCCCGGACCTCGTCCGCTCGCTGCGCCAGACGCGCATCGGCCAGGCGATCTACATGATCCTGCTCACCCATAGCGACGATGACGAACACCTTGTCGCCGCCTTCGAGGCCGGTGCGGATGACTTCATCGCCAAGCCCCTGCGTCCGCGCGTGCTTGCCGCGCGTCTCAGGGCCGGTCAGCGCGTCGTGCGGCTGCAGCAGGAAGTCGAGCGCGAGCACGAGGAGATCCGCCATTTCGCATCGCAGCTGGCGGTCACCAATCGTCGCCTGCACGAGGCCGCGCTCACCGATGCGCTGACCGGCTTCCCCAACCGCCGCTACGCCATCGACCGCATCCAGCAGGAATGGTCCGCCGCGCAGCGCTGGGGGCGCCCCTTGTCCTGCATGATCATCGATCTGGACAACTTCAAACAGATCAACGACACCTTCGGTCACGACGTCGGCGACGAAGTCCTGCGCAGTGCCGCCGACGCCCTGAGGGGCGCGCTACGCGGCCAGGACGTCGTCTGTCGCACGGGCGGCGACGAGTTCCTCGCCATCTGCCCGGAAACGGATCTGCCGCACGCCCTGATCTGCGCCGAACGCCTGCGCAGCGCGCTCGACAAGCTGTCGCTGCAGGCCGGCGATGCACATGTGGCGATCAGCGCCAGCATCGGCGTCGCGATGCGCGAACACTGGATGCCGGACGTCGATGCGCTGATGAAACAGGCGGATCTGGGCGCCTACCTCGCCAAGCAGAAGGGGCGCAACCGCGTCGCGACGGTCCAGAAGACCGGAGAATCGGGCGGTGGCCTCGCTGCGCCCGAATGA
- the flhC gene encoding flagellar transcriptional regulator FlhC, with translation MKNKSIIEEAEDIQRAAEMVRLGARMQMLEAETKLSRERLLKIYKEIRGMSPPKGMLPFSTDWFMTWQPNVHASLFMNFFNFFQANTGLKGLDAILKAYHLYLDHIEAEVIEPALSLTRAWTLVRFFDADLLQMASCTSCGGHFVAHAYDPTHEFVCGLCNMPSRAGKTKRAAEAARATGTKRAAAPRRVAKTKALATAD, from the coding sequence ATGAAGAACAAGAGCATCATCGAAGAGGCTGAGGACATCCAGCGCGCGGCCGAAATGGTCCGACTCGGTGCCCGCATGCAGATGCTGGAAGCCGAGACCAAGCTCAGTCGCGAGCGTCTCCTCAAGATCTACAAGGAAATCCGCGGCATGTCGCCCCCGAAGGGCATGCTGCCGTTTTCCACCGACTGGTTCATGACCTGGCAGCCCAACGTGCATGCCTCGCTGTTCATGAACTTCTTCAATTTCTTCCAGGCGAATACCGGCCTCAAGGGGCTGGACGCGATCCTGAAGGCCTATCACCTGTACCTCGACCACATCGAGGCCGAAGTGATCGAGCCGGCGCTGAGCCTCACTCGCGCCTGGACGCTGGTGCGCTTCTTCGATGCGGACCTCCTGCAGATGGCCTCGTGCACCAGCTGCGGCGGCCATTTCGTCGCCCACGCCTACGACCCGACGCACGAATTCGTGTGCGGGCTGTGCAACATGCCCTCGCGCGCCGGCAAGACCAAGCGCGCCGCCGAGGCTGCACGGGCGACCGGTACCAAGCGTGCCGCGGCCCCGCGGCGTGTCGCCAAGACCAAGGCGCTCGCCACCGCCGACTGA
- the motA gene encoding flagellar motor stator protein MotA: protein MFLIIGYLLILAASVGTYSVHGSLMALWVPMEYLAIVGLMIGGFVGSNGPKAFRATLKALPDVFKGSPYTKAMYLDLLGLLYEVLAKVRKEGLMSIENDVDNPESSPIFTKYPTIMAHHHAVEFLTDYLRMMVGGNLNAFEIEGLMDKEIDTHHQETHIAPHVMAKLGDALPAFGIVVAVMGVVNVMGSVGQPPAVLGKMIGGALVGTFLGILLSYGFVQPIASQLEQRVEESGKMFECIKLVLLASMNGYAPQVAVEFGRKALYSSERPTFAELEQDIKSRKG, encoded by the coding sequence GTGTTCCTCATCATTGGTTATCTGCTCATCCTCGCAGCATCCGTCGGCACGTACTCCGTCCATGGCAGCCTCATGGCGTTGTGGGTGCCGATGGAATATCTCGCCATCGTCGGCCTGATGATCGGCGGCTTCGTGGGCAGCAATGGTCCGAAGGCCTTCAGGGCGACATTGAAGGCCCTTCCGGACGTGTTCAAGGGCTCGCCCTACACCAAGGCCATGTACCTCGACCTGCTCGGTCTGCTGTACGAAGTGCTGGCGAAAGTGCGCAAGGAAGGCCTGATGTCGATCGAGAACGACGTCGATAATCCCGAGTCGAGCCCGATCTTCACGAAGTACCCCACCATCATGGCCCACCACCATGCGGTCGAGTTCCTCACCGACTACCTGCGCATGATGGTCGGCGGCAACCTCAACGCCTTCGAGATCGAAGGCCTGATGGACAAGGAAATCGACACGCACCACCAGGAAACGCATATCGCGCCGCACGTCATGGCCAAGCTCGGGGACGCGCTGCCGGCCTTCGGCATCGTCGTCGCGGTGATGGGCGTGGTGAACGTGATGGGTTCGGTCGGCCAGCCGCCGGCCGTGCTCGGCAAGATGATCGGCGGCGCGCTGGTCGGCACCTTCCTCGGCATCCTGCTCTCGTACGGATTCGTGCAGCCGATCGCGAGCCAGCTCGAACAGCGCGTGGAAGAGAGCGGCAAGATGTTCGAATGCATCAAGCTGGTGCTGCTCGCGAGCATGAACGGCTACGCTCCCCAGGTCGCCGTCGAGTTTGGCCGCAAGGCACTGTATTCGAGCGAGCGTCCGACTTTCGCCGAGCTCGAGCAGGACATCAAGAGCCGCAAGGGGTGA